A single window of Hylaeus volcanicus isolate JK05 chromosome 8, UHH_iyHylVolc1.0_haploid, whole genome shotgun sequence DNA harbors:
- the LOC128881511 gene encoding insulin-degrading enzyme, with protein MSSVLQNNEILHTDVTNDTYKSSDMKVFAGNMPLNDYVEKRYNNIIKSPNDKREYRGLVLTNKMKILLISDPTTDKSAAALNVNIGYLSDPDDLPGLAHFCEHMMFLGTKKYPQENEYSMYLSQNSGLSNASTHKDHTTYYFDVHSEKLKDALDRFAQFFIAPLFTETSTELELNAIHLEHVKNLANDTWRVDQLEKSSADPDHPFRKFGVGNKRTLDVIPKLQGINVRDKLLEFHENFYSANIMSLCILGHESLDELERIAVELFSEVKNKEIEAPVWPEHPFNEEHFKTKWYIVPIKDTMHLNITFPLPDLREHYKAAPAHYVSHLLGHEGKGSLLSCLKTKGWCNSLISGKRLGGRGFNFFNVVVDLTEEGIEHVDDIILLTFQYINMLRKHGPVEWIYNEYRDIANMNFRFKEKCSPSIYVITLVNVLQDYAMEEVLVAESLFQEWDPDSIEQVMEYLTPEKVRIHVIGKVYESIANETEKWYGTRFKKEKIPQDIINKWMNAGYNSDLKLPSKNEFIPDKFDIKPAENNITKFPTIIEDTPLLRLWFKQDDEFLVPRANMSVAFVSPLAYMDPLSYNLSYIFVELFRDALNEYAYSADLAGLKWEIESSKYGITIGISGYDDKQHVLLNKIMDKMFSFEVDPKRFEVLKESYIRNLKNFKAEQPYMHTVYYLAVLLSEQVWMKDELLKATSQVTVERIQQFIPQFLSKVHIECLIHGNVIMSEALETAKLIESKLTSAIPQIIPLLSRQLILYREIRLEDGCHFLFEVDNNLHKNSCTGVYYQTGLQSTQSSMLLDLLAQILSEPCFTTLRTKEQLGYIVFSGVQRTNAAEGLRIIVQSDRHPKYVEQRIDAFLESMIHHVTNMSEEEFSRHKESLAMKRLQEPKMLNTLSVIFWNEISSQQYNFDRKNIEVAYLRTITREQLLKFYKEMLQSDIQHKLSVHVISLVEDSESAEKDVIKTDEDTQPDDAINAVECKKITDIMAFKISQSLYPLLKPFDNVRRKGAYSSKL; from the coding sequence ATGTCATCAGTTCTTCAAAATAATGAGATTTTACACACAGATGTTACTAATGACACGTATAAATCATCTGATATGAAAGTATTCGCAGGCAATATGCCTTTAAACGATTATGTAGAAAAGCgatataacaatataattaaatcacCAAATGATAAAAGAGAATATAGAGGTTTAGTGCTGactaataaaatgaaaatattacttattagTGATCCAACAACTGATAAAAGTGCTGCAGCCTTGAATGTGAATATTGGTTATTTAAGTGATCCAGATGATTTACCAGGTCTAGCACATTTCTGTGAACATATGATGTTCTtaggaacaaaaaaatatccgCAAGAAAATGAATATAGTATGTACTTATCACAAAATAGTGGTTTATCTAATGCATCAACACATAAGGATCATACTACTTATTACTTTGATGTACATTCTGAAAAATTGAAGGATGCACTAGATCGTTTTGCTCAGTTTTTCATAGCACCACTGTTTACGGAAACTTCAACcgaattagaattaaatgcTATCCATTTGGAGCATGTAAAAAATTTAGCAAATGATACATGGCGCGTTGATCAATTAGAGAAATCATCTGCAGACCCAGATCATCCTTTTAGGAAGTTTGGTGTTGGAAACAAGCGAACATTAGATGTAATACCAAAACTCCAAGGCATAAATGTAAGGGATAAGTTACTTGAGTTTCATGAAAACTTCTATTCAGCTAACATTATGTCATTATGTATACTTGGGCATGAGAGTTTAGATGAACTTGAGAGAATAGCAGTAGAATTGTTTTCTGAAgtaaaaaataaggaaattgAAGCACCTGTTTGGCCAGAACATCCATTTAACGAAGAACATTTTAAAACCAAATGGTACATTGTTCCAATAAAAGATACAATGCATTTGAATATTACATTTCCACTACCCGATTTACGAGAACATTACAAAGCTGCGCCTGCACATTATGTCTCACATTTACTAGGACACGAAGGAAAGGGATCGCTATTGTcttgtttgaaaacaaaaggaTGGTGTAATTCACTTATATCAGGCAAACGATTAGGTGGCAGAggctttaatttttttaatgttgttGTTGATTTAACAGAGGAAGGCATCGAACATGTAGATGATATCATTCTGCTGACTTTCCAATATATTAACATGTTAAGGAAACATGGACCAGTTGAATGGATTTACAATGAATATAGAGACATTGCAAACATGAATTTtcgattcaaagaaaaatgttcaccTAGTATTTATGTCATTACACTGGTAAATGTGTTACAAGATTATGCAATGGAAGAAGTCTTAGTGGCAGAAAGTCTATTCCAAGAATGGGACCCTGATTCAATTGAGCAGGTAATGGAATATTTGACACCAGAGAAAGTGAGGATTCACGTAATTGGAAAAGTATATGAAAGTATTGCTAATGAAACTGAAAAGTGGTATGGTACTAggttcaaaaaagaaaaaataccaCAAGACATTATTAACAAGTGGATGAATGCTGGTTATAATTCAGATCTTAAATTGCCATCAAAAAATGAGTTTATACCAGACAAATTTGACATAAAGCCAGCAGAAAACAATATAaccaaatttccaacaattattGAGGACACTCCATTATTAAGACTATGGTTTAAACAAGATGACGAATTTCTTGTACCTAGGGCTAACATGTCTGTAGCTTTTGTCAGTCCACTGGCATATATGGATCCTCTTAGTTATAACTTAAGttatatatttgtagaattatTTCGCGATGCCCTAAATGAATATGCATATTCTGCCGACTTAGCTGGGCTTAAATGGGAAATTGAGAGTAGTAAATATGGAATAACAATAGGAATCAGTGGTTATGATGATAAGCAGCATGTCTtactgaataaaattatggATAAAATGTTTAGTTTTGAAGTTGATCCAAAAAGGTTTGAGGTTTTGAAAGAAAGTTATAtcagaaatttaaagaattttaaagcTGAACAACCATACATGCACACAGTTTATTACCTTGCTGTGTTACTATCAGAACAAGTGTGGATGAAGGATGAATTACTAAAAGCAACCTCTCAAGTAACAGTTGAAAGGATTCAACAGTTTATACcacaatttttaagtaaagtaCATATAGAATGTTTAATACATGGGAATGTGATAATGTCAGAAGCTCTTGAAACAGCTAAACTAATAGAATCAAAGTTAACTAGCGCGATCCCTCAAATAATACCACTCTTGTCGAGACAGCTAATATTGTACCGTGAAATTAGACTAGAAGATGGTTGCCACTTTTTGTTTGAAGtagataataatttacataaaaattcatgtacaGGAGTCTATTATCAGACTGGGTTACAATCAACTCAATCAAGTATGTTACTAGATCTTTTGGCACAAATTCTTTCGGAACCATGTTTTACTACTTTAAGAACTAAAGAACAATTGGGATATATTGTATTTAGTGGAGTTCAAAGAACAAATGCCGCAGAAGGCTTAAGAATAATAGTTCAAAGTGACAGACACCCTAAATATGTTGAACAAAGAATTGATGCATTTTTAGAATCCATGATACATCATGTAACAAATATGTCAGAAGAAGAGTTTAGTAGACATAAAGAATCATTGGCAATGAAACGACTTCAGGAACCTAAAATGTTAAATACCTTATCTGTCATATTTTGGAATGAAATCTCATCGcaacaatataattttgatcGGAAAAATATTGAGGTTGCATATTTAAGAACTATAACACGAGAGCaattattaaagttttataaGGAAATGCTGCAGAGTGATATTCAACATAAATTATCAGTACATGTTATTTCTTTAGTAGAAGATTCAGAATCAGCAGAAAAAGATGTAATTAAAACTGATGAAGATACCCAGCCAGATGATGCAATAAATGCTGTGGAATGCAAAAAGATCACTGATATTATGGCATTTAAAATTAGTCAATCTTTATATCCATTATTGAAGCCATTTGATAATGTACGAAGGAAAGGGGCGTATtcttctaaattataa
- the LOC128881521 gene encoding abscission/NoCut checkpoint regulator, with protein sequence MSCNICQTKFSFFTKEVACPGCGFSYCTKCLKYKRDIPDKGVKKICGRCYNNYNSTKKVNSDNNISMSEEHEEPLVPVDITKKLDSLENPAKPPIVMYKQSNHWDKFKKGLEPADQEIVDRLQKLKEEDKTTALSVDEIKRRLALLKDEDPDASNHTVNIHHVDTRTDQEKTNDLIQEYLEQLELSSGSDPASEIQSRLRSLQGVSNVSRKHSNEDIDTDEKHITKKLIAKALAEAELEKKYEEDVDELEEMDVAAGKHTDSEDVKPTCIMCDETENLERCLGCYGDLYCPMCFEDNHRDFVMYNHKTEPATKYPY encoded by the exons ATGTCGTGTAATATTTGTCAAACGAAATTCTCGTTTTTTACTAAAGAA GTTGCTTGTCCAGGCTGTGGCTTTTCGTACTGCACTAAGTGCCTCAAATATAAACGTGATATTCCAGATAAAGGAGTAAAAAAGATTTGCGGACGTTGTTATAATAACTACAATTCtacaaaaaaagtaaattctgATAACAACATTAGTATGTCAGAAGAACACGAGGAACCTCTTGTTCCAGTTGACATTActaaaaa atTGGATTCTTTGGAAAATCCTGCAAAGCCACCAATTGTAATGTACAAACAATCAAACCACTgggacaaatttaaaaagggTTTAGAACCTGCAGATCAAGAAATAGttgatagattacaaaaattgaaagaagagGACAAAACTACAGCTTTAAGCGTAGATGAAATAAAGAGAAGGCTGGCTTTGTTAAAGGATGAAGATCCAGATGCTAGTAATCATACAGTCAAT atacatCATGTGGATACTAGGACAGATCAGGAGAAAACAAATGATTTAATACAGGAGTACCTTGAGCAGCTAGAATTGTCCTCAGGAAGTGATCCTGCTAGTGAAATTCAGTCAAGATTAAGATCATTGCAGGGTGTGAGCAATGTATCCAGAAAG cATTCGAATGAAGATATTGACACTGACGAAAAACAcataacaaagaaattaattgcaaaagCTTTGGCTGAAGCCGAATTGGAGAAAAAGTATGAAGAAGATGTGGACGAATTGGAAGAAATGGATGTCGct GCAGGAAAACATACCGATAGCGAGGATGTGAAACCTACTTGCATAATGTGcgatgaaacagaaaatttagaGCGATGTTTGGGTTGTTATGGTGATCTTTATTGTCCCATGTGCTTCGAAGATAATCACCGTGATTTCGTAATGTATAACCATAAAACAGAACCGGCAACGAAGTACCCTTACTGA